Proteins from one Desulfonema limicola genomic window:
- a CDS encoding acetate--CoA ligase family protein, with the protein MIVDEILVRARKEKRTVLTEIEAKQILREAGIKCTDTQLAETKEQAVALSEKMGWPVVLKISSVDITHKSDAGGVKVNLKNKAEVEQAFDNIMTSCRAACPDAGIEGVAVQAMAKPGTEVIIGMTKDPSFGPVLMFGLGGIFVELLKDVAFRIVPLEKKDASEMINEIKGKKLLEGYRGQDPADIPFLENMLLKLSELVDKTGDIAEIDMNPVFAYKQGAVVVDARIILEAD; encoded by the coding sequence ATGATAGTAGATGAAATCCTGGTCAGAGCCAGGAAAGAAAAACGCACTGTCCTGACTGAGATCGAAGCCAAGCAGATACTCAGGGAAGCAGGCATAAAATGCACAGACACCCAGCTTGCAGAAACAAAAGAACAGGCTGTGGCTCTCAGCGAAAAAATGGGCTGGCCTGTTGTTCTTAAAATATCCTCTGTTGACATTACCCATAAAAGCGATGCAGGCGGAGTCAAGGTAAATCTGAAAAACAAAGCTGAAGTTGAGCAGGCTTTTGACAATATTATGACCTCATGCAGGGCTGCATGTCCTGATGCCGGTATCGAAGGAGTTGCAGTTCAGGCAATGGCAAAACCAGGCACTGAAGTAATTATAGGAATGACCAAAGACCCCTCATTTGGACCGGTTCTTATGTTTGGTCTGGGCGGGATATTTGTTGAATTGTTAAAAGATGTTGCTTTTAGAATTGTACCCCTTGAAAAAAAAGATGCATCTGAAATGATTAATGAGATCAAAGGGAAAAAATTACTGGAAGGATACCGGGGGCAGGATCCCGCTGACATCCCCTTTCTTGAGAACATGCTTTTAAAGCTTTCAGAACTTGTTGATAAAACAGGAGATATTGCAGAAATTGATATGAATCCTGTTTTTGCATATAAACAAGGTGCTGTTGTTGTTGATGCACGAATTATTTTAGAAGCAGATTAA
- a CDS encoding molybdopterin-dependent oxidoreductase yields the protein MTEQVFTNCTNAGPVSVYVKDGKVTRIRPLVADEKDFKPWTIEAGGRKYSPPKKFAIAPYVHAERRRLYSDERIKYPMKRVDFDPDGERNPQNRGKSPYVRISWDEALDIVSKEMKRVKDTYGGSAISGMTSSHHNWGIVGYKMGPFARFMNMFEFTPVFDNPDSWEGWHWGATHTYGFFWRLGMPEQYDLLEDSLKNAEMIVFWSNDPDSTRGTYTGQDSALWRQWLREKGIKTVFIDPFHNYTAGLMEGKWLAPRIGTDTALAMAIAHVWITENTYDKEYVQNRTIGFDEFKKYILGQEDGQPKTPEWAEQESGIKARVIRSLAREWASKRTVLSGGSRGGEGGACRQAYATEWARMMVLLQAMQGLGKPGVTIWGTTMGAPSDTECWFPAYADLQGRVATTKAAKHLPVNTTKQRLWRLTLPDAVLNPPVSWYGEGFCGQSLEQQFKHFEYPMKGYSEIKMFYRYGGSFMGTMSDTTKWVRMYQSPKLEFVVNQDVWYNSETKMADIILPACTNFERDDVGEWGACGGYTVHASSGCNYRIVVRQQKCLEPMWESKSDYEIFTLIADRLGMKETFTDGKTELEWVKTFFDISDLPKYTSWEEFNKKGYCIINIKDDYKSTPSLRWFYEGRECDTPDMNNPKRKTEKAKELGTYSGKIEFVSESLKAHFPDDQERPLSPHYIPSWEGHHSEMYKEYPLQLLSPHPRFSFHCHYDKHTDWLNDIPVHRIKKDGYAWWPARIHPDDAAVRGIRNNDIVRLYNHRASVLCIAVVTERVRPGVIHSYASSAKYDPLNPGRDDSIDKGGCVNMLTPSRMVSQNAPGMTPNSCLIEIEKWEG from the coding sequence ATGACTGAACAGGTTTTTACCAATTGCACCAATGCCGGTCCTGTTTCCGTTTATGTAAAGGATGGAAAGGTAACCAGGATAAGGCCTCTGGTTGCTGATGAAAAGGATTTCAAACCTTGGACCATCGAAGCAGGCGGCAGGAAATACAGCCCGCCTAAAAAATTTGCAATAGCTCCTTATGTTCATGCTGAACGGCGGAGACTTTATTCTGATGAACGGATAAAATATCCCATGAAAAGGGTTGATTTTGATCCAGACGGGGAACGCAATCCTCAGAACAGGGGGAAATCTCCATATGTCCGCATATCCTGGGATGAAGCCCTGGATATTGTTTCAAAAGAAATGAAAAGGGTAAAAGATACTTACGGCGGTTCAGCCATCAGCGGCATGACATCATCTCACCATAACTGGGGTATTGTCGGCTATAAAATGGGACCATTTGCACGTTTTATGAACATGTTTGAATTTACACCTGTTTTTGACAATCCTGACAGCTGGGAAGGCTGGCACTGGGGAGCCACCCATACATATGGTTTTTTCTGGCGGCTGGGAATGCCGGAACAATATGATCTTTTGGAAGACTCGCTTAAAAATGCAGAAATGATAGTATTCTGGTCAAATGATCCTGATTCTACAAGGGGAACATATACAGGACAGGATTCAGCACTCTGGCGCCAGTGGCTCAGGGAAAAAGGAATTAAGACCGTATTTATTGATCCTTTTCATAATTATACAGCGGGTCTTATGGAAGGAAAATGGCTTGCTCCAAGAATTGGTACGGATACTGCCCTGGCAATGGCAATTGCCCATGTATGGATTACAGAAAACACCTATGACAAGGAATATGTTCAAAACCGTACTATAGGGTTTGATGAATTTAAAAAATATATACTGGGGCAGGAAGACGGCCAGCCTAAAACCCCGGAATGGGCAGAACAGGAAAGCGGGATAAAAGCCCGCGTCATTCGTTCCCTTGCCAGGGAATGGGCTTCAAAACGCACTGTACTCTCAGGCGGGTCAAGAGGAGGGGAAGGCGGAGCCTGCCGCCAGGCCTATGCAACCGAATGGGCGCGAATGATGGTTCTGCTCCAGGCAATGCAGGGACTTGGTAAGCCAGGTGTAACCATATGGGGAACAACAATGGGTGCCCCTTCTGATACTGAATGCTGGTTCCCTGCATATGCTGATCTTCAGGGCCGCGTGGCTACCACCAAAGCTGCAAAACACCTGCCGGTCAATACTACAAAACAAAGACTGTGGCGGCTTACCCTGCCTGATGCTGTTTTAAATCCGCCAGTAAGCTGGTATGGAGAAGGATTCTGCGGCCAGTCCCTTGAGCAGCAGTTCAAGCATTTTGAATATCCCATGAAAGGTTATTCAGAGATAAAAATGTTTTACCGTTACGGCGGTTCTTTTATGGGAACCATGAGCGATACTACAAAATGGGTAAGAATGTATCAAAGCCCCAAACTTGAGTTTGTTGTAAACCAGGATGTCTGGTACAACAGCGAAACAAAAATGGCTGACATTATTTTACCTGCATGTACCAATTTTGAAAGAGACGATGTTGGCGAATGGGGAGCCTGCGGCGGTTATACTGTTCATGCAAGCAGCGGGTGCAATTACAGGATTGTTGTTCGCCAGCAGAAATGTCTTGAACCCATGTGGGAATCCAAATCAGATTATGAAATCTTTACCCTTATTGCAGACCGCCTGGGCATGAAAGAAACCTTTACCGATGGAAAGACAGAACTGGAATGGGTAAAAACATTTTTTGACATATCAGACCTTCCTAAATATACAAGCTGGGAGGAATTTAACAAAAAAGGTTACTGCATAATCAATATTAAAGATGATTACAAATCCACTCCTTCCCTGCGCTGGTTTTATGAAGGCAGGGAATGCGATACCCCTGATATGAACAACCCAAAGCGCAAAACTGAAAAGGCAAAAGAGCTTGGTACATACAGTGGAAAGATTGAATTTGTTTCAGAAAGTCTTAAAGCCCATTTTCCTGATGACCAGGAACGCCCTTTATCTCCGCATTATATTCCAAGCTGGGAAGGACATCACAGCGAAATGTACAAGGAATATCCCTTGCAGCTTCTTTCTCCCCATCCCAGGTTCTCTTTCCATTGTCATTATGACAAGCATACTGACTGGCTTAATGACATTCCAGTACACCGCATAAAAAAAGACGGATATGCCTGGTGGCCTGCCCGCATTCATCCAGATGATGCAGCAGTAAGGGGAATCCGCAATAATGATATTGTGCGCCTGTACAATCACCGTGCATCGGTTCTCTGTATTGCAGTTGTTACAGAAAGGGTTCGTCCCGGGGTTATTCACAGTTATGCTTCCTCGGCAAAATATGACCCCTTGAATCCAGGAAGAGACGATTCCATAGATAAGGGAGGATGCGTTAACATGCTGACACCTTCGCGCATGGTTTCCCAGAATGCACCGGGAATGACTCCAAACTCTTGTCTTATAGAAATTGAAAAATGGGAGGGCTGA
- a CDS encoding TRAP transporter large permease — protein MSANMAGLIGIMILLVFILARMNIGISMGLVGFLGFAYVAGFTPALGVLKTVPYTTFSEHGLSVIPLFLLMGAFAFHSGMSEDLFDAVYKWLGHFRGGVAMATIVACACFAAISGSSLATAATLGAIALPEMKKYKYDDGLATGAVAAGGSVGILIPPSVILIIYGIITEQSIGKLFLAGFIPGIMEAVFYIFTIGYLTYFKPEHGPRGPKTTFKEKLKSLKKAWEVFFLFFLVIGGIYKGIFTPTEAAGVGAFGTFFFSLVKGKMTWKNLKESLSSTVETTGMLFLVILGAMIFGYFLSVTRLPMEFASTVAGLPVNRYVVLGFILLIVLFLGCVMDSMAIVLLTIPVFYPLILKLNFDPIWFGILVVRVTEMGLITPPVGLNVFIIKGISGVPIGTIFRGVIPHLIADFIQVLVLIMFPQIVLWLPSLMD, from the coding sequence ATGAGCGCAAACATGGCAGGTCTTATTGGAATTATGATTCTCCTGGTATTTATCCTGGCAAGGATGAATATTGGTATAAGCATGGGGCTTGTAGGTTTTTTAGGATTTGCATATGTGGCTGGTTTTACCCCTGCCCTTGGAGTGCTGAAAACAGTACCTTATACAACCTTTTCAGAACACGGTCTCAGCGTTATCCCTCTTTTTCTTCTTATGGGGGCTTTTGCCTTTCACTCAGGAATGAGCGAGGATCTTTTTGATGCTGTTTATAAATGGCTTGGGCATTTCAGGGGCGGGGTTGCTATGGCTACAATTGTAGCCTGTGCATGTTTTGCTGCCATAAGCGGTTCAAGTCTTGCCACAGCAGCAACCCTGGGAGCTATCGCTCTTCCTGAAATGAAAAAATACAAATATGATGACGGGCTGGCAACAGGTGCTGTTGCAGCAGGAGGAAGCGTAGGCATTCTTATCCCGCCCAGTGTTATTCTCATTATCTATGGTATAATTACAGAACAGTCCATAGGAAAACTTTTTCTTGCAGGCTTTATCCCTGGTATTATGGAAGCTGTGTTCTATATATTTACAATAGGTTATCTTACATATTTCAAGCCCGAACACGGACCCAGGGGGCCGAAAACAACATTTAAGGAAAAACTCAAATCCTTAAAAAAAGCCTGGGAGGTATTTTTCCTGTTTTTTTTAGTAATCGGAGGTATTTACAAAGGAATCTTCACTCCCACCGAAGCTGCAGGCGTGGGAGCATTTGGAACATTTTTCTTTTCCCTTGTTAAAGGAAAGATGACATGGAAAAATCTAAAAGAAAGTCTTTCAAGCACAGTTGAAACAACTGGTATGCTCTTTCTTGTCATACTTGGGGCAATGATTTTCGGCTATTTCCTTTCAGTAACACGGCTTCCCATGGAATTTGCGTCAACAGTTGCCGGCCTTCCTGTAAACAGGTATGTAGTATTGGGGTTTATCCTGCTCATAGTGCTGTTTTTAGGATGCGTCATGGATTCCATGGCTATTGTACTTCTTACAATACCTGTTTTTTATCCATTAATACTAAAATTAAATTTTGATCCCATCTGGTTTGGAATCCTTGTTGTCAGGGTAACGGAAATGGGACTGATAACACCTCCGGTAGGCTTGAATGTATTTATAATAAAAGGTATCTCAGGTGTTCCAATTGGAACAATATTCAGGGGAGTAATTCCGCATCTTATAGCAGATTTTATCCAGGTACTTGTATTGATTATGTTTCCTCAAATTGTCCTCTGGCTTCCCAGTCTTATGGATTGA
- a CDS encoding cyclase family protein, whose protein sequence is MSLKIYNLSQPFHHHMPEWPSTPSVNVTVNKFHAKDGVYQVQWEGIMHRGTHMDAPLHVTENTPDINGYPLWRLCGTGVAVSIPKGKWGVITAQDLENAAPKIQEGDIVMINTGFHHKWGDTDEYFAYGCGIYKDGAQWLVDKKVKLVGYGCQANDHPIATKLVDHGLGPSQPHLIEEYKKETGRDPKDDFPYWEAGHKTLMVKGGIPGIENIGGDLDEVTGKRCFFMAFPWRWPGGDGCGVRVLAVIDPDQKFRFETGK, encoded by the coding sequence ATGAGCCTGAAAATATATAATTTAAGCCAGCCATTTCACCATCATATGCCTGAATGGCCTTCAACCCCCAGCGTTAATGTAACAGTTAATAAATTTCATGCAAAAGACGGGGTTTACCAGGTACAGTGGGAAGGCATCATGCACAGGGGAACCCATATGGATGCTCCCCTGCATGTAACTGAAAATACACCAGACATTAACGGCTATCCCTTGTGGCGTTTATGCGGAACCGGTGTTGCCGTGTCCATTCCCAAGGGCAAATGGGGAGTAATAACAGCACAAGACCTTGAAAATGCGGCTCCCAAAATCCAGGAAGGCGATATTGTCATGATTAACACTGGATTTCATCATAAATGGGGAGACACTGACGAATATTTTGCCTATGGATGCGGAATTTATAAAGACGGGGCACAATGGCTTGTTGATAAAAAGGTAAAACTGGTAGGATATGGATGCCAGGCAAACGATCATCCTATTGCAACCAAGCTTGTGGATCACGGCCTCGGACCCTCCCAGCCCCATTTGATTGAAGAATATAAAAAAGAAACAGGACGCGATCCAAAAGACGATTTTCCCTACTGGGAAGCCGGGCATAAAACCCTTATGGTTAAAGGCGGTATTCCAGGTATTGAAAACATTGGAGGCGATCTTGACGAAGTAACAGGCAAACGGTGCTTTTTCATGGCTTTCCCCTGGCGCTGGCCCGGTGGAGACGGGTGCGGTGTCCGTGTTCTTGCAGTTATTGATCCTGACCAGAAATTTCGTTTTGAAACAGGAAAATAA
- a CDS encoding SDR family NAD(P)-dependent oxidoreductase, with translation MKDIFKLDGKIAIVTGGAGGIGEALALGLGIHGAAVVVSSRNQEAIEKVAQKITRESGNNAIAIAADVTDEASMQNLVDEVLKKYGKIDILVNAMGMNIKRDAFEYPMEDWDKIFNVNVKGTMIACKTVGRVMKNQGKGAIVNLSSVRGIRGYTGGNTGYCATKGAVELITKALALEWAPSGIRVNALGPALVITPGTRHIADNPELAKKYASAVPMGRIGLPEDMVGAVIYLASDAAGFVSGQTIYVDGGLTAA, from the coding sequence ATGAAAGATATTTTTAAATTAGACGGAAAGATTGCCATTGTTACAGGCGGAGCAGGCGGAATCGGTGAAGCCCTTGCCCTGGGACTGGGAATCCACGGGGCCGCGGTTGTTGTTTCCAGCAGAAACCAGGAAGCCATTGAAAAAGTCGCCCAGAAAATTACCCGGGAATCAGGCAATAACGCCATTGCAATTGCAGCAGACGTTACTGATGAAGCCAGTATGCAGAACCTGGTTGACGAGGTTCTTAAAAAATACGGAAAGATCGACATACTTGTTAATGCAATGGGCATGAATATAAAGCGGGATGCTTTTGAATATCCAATGGAAGACTGGGACAAGATTTTTAACGTAAATGTCAAGGGAACCATGATCGCCTGCAAGACAGTAGGCAGAGTTATGAAAAACCAGGGTAAAGGCGCTATTGTGAACCTGTCATCGGTTCGCGGCATACGCGGATATACAGGCGGCAATACCGGCTATTGCGCAACAAAAGGTGCTGTAGAGCTTATTACCAAAGCCCTGGCTCTTGAATGGGCTCCCAGCGGCATACGTGTAAATGCTTTAGGCCCTGCACTGGTAATTACACCGGGAACCCGTCATATTGCTGACAACCCGGAGCTGGCAAAAAAATATGCTTCTGCTGTGCCAATGGGCAGGATCGGCCTTCCTGAAGATATGGTAGGCGCGGTTATTTACCTGGCTTCTGATGCAGCCGGATTTGTAAGCGGTCAGACCATATATGTTGACGGCGGGCTGACAGCAGCTTAA
- a CDS encoding acetate--CoA ligase family protein, whose product MIKLKHKDNSAMMDLFFKPKSVAVIGASGTPGKLGYVIVKNIADSDFAGELYPVNPKSDEILGYKVYRSLKEIPGDIDLVVTALPTPKITVATMEECAGKGVKAVIIESAGFAEMGGEGKVFQQQIVDIAKKNNIRVMGPNCSGIVSRDIVTSIYPMTKKVPKGNVVLIGQSGLLAAGMASDIVENESLNISKVCSIGNKCDVNENDLLEYFGNDDEVDVISMYLETVSDGRKLTAIAKKIAAKKPVIFLSGGRTEAGAKAAMSHTGSIASNSRIVETAIRQTGMITADDFTELKDFAKVFSTQPLPKGNRVAVITLAGSVGVNVSDLCANFGLELPKLTPGTTEKLKDMFDTPVSNPVDLYFSVTKIGFTKTLETTFPDAFRDPNIDAAVLILAGFEYTQEAVQKKIIQKIVQEVGKPVVVCMIVGYNKYKNVIMDEMGKELPVFPSLISGVKALSKLCEYGIRKQKLSA is encoded by the coding sequence TTGATCAAATTAAAACATAAGGACAATTCAGCCATGATGGATTTATTTTTTAAACCGAAATCGGTTGCTGTTATAGGAGCCAGCGGAACCCCCGGAAAGCTGGGCTACGTTATTGTTAAAAATATCGCTGACAGCGATTTTGCAGGAGAACTTTATCCGGTAAATCCAAAATCAGATGAGATATTAGGATATAAGGTATATCGCAGCTTAAAAGAAATACCTGGAGATATTGACCTGGTTGTAACAGCTCTTCCAACACCCAAAATTACTGTTGCAACAATGGAAGAATGTGCCGGCAAAGGGGTTAAAGCAGTAATTATTGAGTCAGCAGGATTTGCTGAAATGGGCGGGGAAGGCAAGGTTTTTCAGCAGCAAATAGTTGATATTGCAAAGAAAAACAATATCAGGGTAATGGGTCCCAACTGCTCCGGCATTGTTTCACGGGATATTGTAACATCTATTTATCCAATGACCAAAAAAGTCCCAAAAGGCAACGTGGTGCTGATAGGACAATCAGGTCTTTTAGCAGCCGGTATGGCTTCGGATATTGTTGAAAATGAAAGCCTGAATATCAGTAAAGTATGTTCAATTGGAAACAAATGCGATGTTAATGAAAACGATCTCCTGGAATACTTTGGAAATGACGATGAGGTTGATGTAATTTCAATGTATCTTGAAACTGTCAGCGATGGAAGAAAACTGACTGCTATTGCCAAAAAGATTGCAGCTAAAAAACCTGTTATCTTTCTCAGCGGGGGACGCACAGAAGCAGGTGCAAAAGCTGCCATGAGTCATACAGGCAGTATTGCCAGCAATTCCAGGATTGTTGAAACAGCCATCAGGCAGACCGGTATGATTACGGCTGATGATTTTACAGAATTAAAAGATTTTGCCAAAGTTTTTTCCACCCAGCCCCTTCCCAAAGGCAACCGGGTTGCAGTAATCACCCTGGCAGGAAGCGTTGGGGTTAATGTTTCTGATCTGTGTGCAAATTTTGGACTGGAACTGCCCAAACTGACCCCGGGAACAACTGAAAAACTCAAGGACATGTTTGACACCCCTGTATCAAATCCAGTTGACCTGTATTTCTCTGTAACCAAAATAGGTTTTACAAAAACCCTGGAAACAACTTTCCCTGATGCATTCAGGGATCCGAATATAGACGCTGCCGTATTAATCCTGGCAGGTTTTGAATATACCCAGGAAGCTGTTCAGAAAAAAATTATCCAGAAAATCGTCCAGGAGGTTGGTAAACCAGTGGTGGTCTGCATGATTGTTGGATACAACAAATATAAAAACGTTATCATGGACGAAATGGGAAAAGAACTGCCCGTATTTCCATCCTTGATCTCAGGGGTAAAAGCTTTAAGTAAATTGTGCGAATACGGTATCCGCAAACAAAAATTATCAGCCTGA
- a CDS encoding 4Fe-4S dicluster domain-containing protein: MARLSILIDVNKCNGCYNCFLSCRDEYYDNEYPGYSAAQPLNGQFWMQIKEIERGVYPRPKLSYIPMPCLHCKDAPCIDASKNGAVYRRDDGIVMIDPKKAEGQQDIVNACPYRAIFWNEEKQAAQKCTMCAHRIDEGAKEPRCVESCPTGALVFGDLDDPDSEISKLSKTLKTEVFHPEFKTSPSVMYSGIPKKFIAGEIVLKDRQDECAKGVKVKLEGEGVKLETRTDNFGDFEFEGLEKNKKYKITVEQSGYNVWQYDLKMLTDINLGEIVLEPR, from the coding sequence ATGGCACGATTGAGTATATTAATAGATGTAAATAAATGTAACGGCTGTTATAACTGCTTTCTCTCATGCAGGGATGAGTATTATGATAATGAATATCCAGGATATTCAGCAGCCCAGCCCTTAAACGGACAATTCTGGATGCAGATTAAGGAAATAGAGCGGGGTGTTTATCCCAGGCCAAAGCTTTCCTATATTCCTATGCCCTGTCTTCACTGCAAAGATGCACCATGTATTGATGCTTCCAAAAACGGGGCGGTTTACCGCCGTGATGACGGTATTGTAATGATAGACCCAAAAAAGGCTGAAGGCCAGCAGGATATTGTCAATGCCTGTCCCTACCGTGCAATATTCTGGAATGAAGAAAAACAGGCTGCCCAGAAATGCACCATGTGCGCACACCGCATTGATGAAGGGGCAAAAGAGCCGCGATGTGTGGAATCATGTCCCACAGGCGCTCTTGTATTCGGCGATCTTGATGATCCTGACAGCGAAATCTCAAAACTTTCAAAAACCCTTAAAACCGAGGTCTTTCATCCTGAATTTAAAACATCGCCTTCTGTAATGTATTCAGGTATTCCAAAGAAATTCATTGCCGGTGAAATTGTATTAAAAGACAGGCAGGATGAATGCGCTAAAGGTGTAAAAGTAAAGCTGGAAGGGGAGGGGGTTAAGCTGGAAACCAGGACAGATAATTTCGGGGATTTTGAATTTGAAGGTCTTGAAAAGAATAAAAAATATAAAATCACCGTTGAACAGTCAGGTTATAATGTCTGGCAGTATGATCTTAAAATGCTGACAGATATTAATCTTGGAGAGATCGTACTGGAACCCAGATAA
- a CDS encoding cupin domain-containing protein, translated as MISVKDAKGTPYDAAKHFEVFGLQKITEAQSKRITVCYSYFQPNGGAEMSSSPKERVYYVVKGSITVNGKGDETHVLNPGDLIYIAPGEERDMIINDGKPAEVLVFIVTP; from the coding sequence ATGATAAGCGTAAAAGACGCAAAAGGCACACCCTATGATGCTGCTAAACATTTCGAGGTTTTCGGTCTCCAGAAGATAACCGAAGCCCAGTCAAAAAGGATTACAGTCTGCTACTCCTATTTCCAGCCCAACGGCGGCGCGGAAATGTCTTCATCTCCAAAGGAGCGGGTTTATTATGTGGTAAAAGGCTCTATCACAGTCAATGGAAAGGGAGATGAAACCCATGTTCTTAATCCAGGGGATCTCATATATATTGCTCCAGGGGAAGAGCGGGATATGATAATAAATGACGGAAAACCTGCTGAGGTTCTGGTTTTTATTGTTACACCATAA
- a CDS encoding cyclase family protein, which translates to MTMVTDPYSGLQLIELSHEWGHGVPSMPGQDDVVMFRAVKFAQHGVMAHRIKTVMHTGTHMNAPLHLIQRGADLAAIPVDRFFGNGAVLNIPKKSYEVITAKDLESASPGVQQGDIVVIVTGWHHKYSDAIEYFGESPGLSKDAAQWLVKKDCRLVCVDTPQIDHPLATSLGPHRGGPQMKRLAQDYQKATGLDPKKEHPEWNAAHKTLLGAGIPTIEQVGGDVDVLAGKRATFAATPWKFGYGDACPVRFVGMIDPAGKCRIDAGN; encoded by the coding sequence ATGACAATGGTTACTGACCCTTATTCAGGTCTGCAATTAATAGAGCTTAGTCATGAGTGGGGACATGGAGTGCCGTCCATGCCCGGGCAGGATGACGTGGTTATGTTCCGGGCTGTTAAATTTGCACAGCACGGCGTTATGGCGCACCGCATAAAAACTGTTATGCACACAGGAACCCATATGAATGCGCCCCTGCATTTAATCCAGCGGGGAGCAGATCTGGCAGCCATCCCGGTTGACCGTTTTTTCGGAAACGGCGCTGTTTTAAATATCCCAAAAAAAAGTTATGAAGTAATAACTGCAAAAGACCTGGAATCAGCCTCACCCGGTGTTCAGCAGGGCGATATTGTTGTTATTGTTACAGGATGGCATCATAAATATTCTGATGCAATAGAATATTTCGGCGAATCTCCCGGGTTATCAAAAGATGCTGCACAATGGCTGGTAAAAAAAGACTGCAGGCTTGTCTGCGTTGACACTCCCCAGATAGATCATCCCCTTGCAACATCACTGGGACCCCATCGGGGAGGCCCCCAGATGAAACGCCTTGCACAAGATTATCAAAAAGCAACAGGACTTGATCCCAAAAAAGAACATCCTGAATGGAACGCAGCCCACAAAACCCTTTTAGGCGCTGGTATTCCCACAATTGAGCAGGTTGGAGGCGATGTGGATGTTCTTGCAGGCAAAAGAGCAACCTTTGCTGCAACACCCTGGAAATTCGGATATGGAGATGCATGCCCGGTCAGATTTGTCGGCATGATAGATCCCGCGGGAAAATGCCGGATTGATGCGGGTAATTAA
- a CDS encoding TRAP transporter small permease — MKAEKNIFETFIKNISKFLMAVGAVFLMLMMFLTALDVVFRYIMNSPIAGALEIVEYMMAVLIPFSIAYCAFQRSHVAVDLIFENFPRIIQKGAEIITIFLSFLFISAITWENILYIGEVYSSKMTSAVLLIPSYPFVIPTALGCLVFSLILLLHLYQAFREAE; from the coding sequence TTGAAGGCTGAAAAAAATATATTTGAAACATTTATAAAAAATATATCCAAATTTCTTATGGCAGTTGGAGCAGTATTTCTAATGCTGATGATGTTTCTTACTGCTTTAGACGTTGTTTTCAGATATATAATGAACAGCCCTATTGCAGGAGCGCTGGAAATAGTTGAATACATGATGGCAGTACTGATTCCTTTCAGCATTGCATATTGTGCATTCCAGCGCTCCCATGTGGCAGTTGATCTTATATTTGAAAATTTTCCAAGAATAATCCAGAAAGGTGCAGAAATTATAACAATATTTTTGTCTTTTTTATTTATTTCAGCTATTACCTGGGAAAATATACTATATATCGGGGAAGTATATAGCTCAAAAATGACATCTGCTGTCCTGCTTATTCCCAGCTACCCTTTTGTAATTCCTACAGCACTGGGCTGTCTTGTATTCAGCTTAATACTTCTGCTTCATCTATACCAGGCATTCAGGGAGGCAGAATAA